Proteins encoded by one window of Deltaproteobacteria bacterium:
- the mutL gene encoding DNA mismatch repair endonuclease MutL, translated as MAGNAPAVIRLMSESLASKIAAGEVVERPASVVKELVENALDAAAAHIAVLCEEGGRRLIRVTDDGSGIGEADAPLLLVRHATSKIRDEEDLEAITTMGFRGEALSSIAAVARLRIRTRTRESVSGVEVRAEDGEVTIVEAGCAPGTTVEVRDLFHNTPARRKFLRTAGTEFGHVMETVRRAALAHADKSFRLVHGGKTVFNCPPSSLADRVARLMGEEVLEGMGEVDARAMGPKGLDIRGIVGRPELTYPAPKALYTYINGRPVRDRTVTRAVLDGYGGLVAAGRYPAAVIFIDMPPSEVDVNVHPAKTEVRLRDGSAVYRAVRAAVERALRRGGGGGGG; from the coding sequence ATGGCCGGTAACGCCCCCGCCGTCATAAGGCTCATGAGCGAGTCCCTGGCCTCGAAGATCGCGGCCGGCGAGGTGGTGGAGCGTCCGGCCTCGGTCGTAAAGGAGCTCGTCGAGAACGCCCTGGACGCGGCCGCCGCCCACATCGCCGTGCTCTGCGAGGAAGGGGGCCGAAGGCTCATCCGCGTCACCGACGACGGCTCGGGCATCGGCGAGGCCGACGCGCCGCTTCTGCTCGTGCGTCACGCCACGAGCAAGATAAGGGACGAAGAGGACCTCGAGGCCATAACCACCATGGGCTTTCGCGGCGAGGCGCTGTCGAGCATAGCGGCTGTTGCGCGCCTCCGCATAAGGACCAGGACGAGGGAGTCCGTCTCGGGCGTGGAGGTGAGGGCCGAAGACGGCGAGGTGACGATAGTCGAGGCGGGATGCGCGCCGGGCACGACCGTCGAGGTGCGCGACCTCTTCCACAACACGCCGGCGCGCAGGAAGTTCCTGCGCACCGCCGGCACCGAGTTCGGCCACGTCATGGAGACCGTCAGGCGCGCGGCCCTCGCTCACGCCGACAAGTCGTTCCGCCTCGTGCACGGCGGGAAGACCGTCTTCAACTGCCCGCCGTCGTCGCTTGCCGACCGTGTGGCCAGGCTCATGGGCGAAGAGGTCCTCGAGGGCATGGGCGAGGTGGACGCCCGGGCAATGGGCCCCAAGGGGCTGGACATAAGGGGCATCGTCGGAAGGCCGGAGCTCACCTACCCCGCGCCCAAGGCCCTCTATACCTACATCAACGGCCGTCCCGTAAGGGACCGGACCGTCACGCGCGCCGTGCTCGACGGCTACGGCGGTCTCGTGGCTGCGGGCCGCTACCCGGCGGCCGTCATATTCATCGACATGCCGCCCTCCGAGGTGGACGTGAACGTCCATCCGGCCAAGACCGAGGTGAGGCTGCGCGACGGCTCGGCCGTGTACAGGGCCGTTCGGGCCGCCGTGGAGCGGGCCCTTCGGCGCGGCGGGGGCGGCGGCGGGGGGG
- a CDS encoding endonuclease III domain-containing protein, which translates to METDRAATTALRPQRPGGNELPALLRAFYDALFASFGPQHWWPGRTRFEVVVGAILTQNTAWTNVEKAIARLRERRMLTAEALHRATPGEIAGLIRPAGYFNVKAARLKAFTDRLFERHGGSLRRLFRLDDGALRKELLSVKGIGPETADSIMLYAARRAVFVIDAYTKRILTRHGLADHAADYAGLQRLFMDNLPPDTALFNEYHALLVKAGKDFCRPAAPRCGPCPLNPYLEGDGPLLQKSHGR; encoded by the coding sequence ATGGAGACCGACAGGGCTGCAACTACCGCTCTGAGGCCGCAGCGGCCCGGAGGGAACGAACTCCCGGCGCTTCTGCGCGCCTTCTACGACGCCCTCTTCGCAAGCTTCGGCCCCCAGCACTGGTGGCCGGGACGGACGCGCTTCGAGGTCGTCGTGGGGGCCATACTCACCCAGAACACGGCGTGGACCAACGTGGAGAAGGCGATCGCTAGGCTTCGGGAGCGCAGGATGCTCACGGCCGAAGCCCTCCATCGCGCAACGCCCGGAGAGATCGCCGGGCTCATACGGCCGGCCGGCTACTTCAACGTCAAGGCCGCAAGGCTCAAGGCCTTCACGGACCGGCTCTTCGAGCGCCACGGCGGAAGCCTGCGAAGGCTCTTCCGCCTCGACGACGGCGCCCTGCGCAAAGAGCTCCTCTCCGTCAAGGGCATAGGCCCTGAGACGGCCGACTCCATAATGCTCTACGCCGCGCGCCGCGCCGTCTTCGTCATCGACGCCTACACGAAACGCATATTGACGCGCCACGGCCTGGCCGACCACGCCGCAGACTACGCGGGGTTGCAGCGGCTGTTCATGGACAACCTCCCGCCGGATACGGCCCTCTTCAACGAGTACCACGCCCTGCTGGTGAAAGCGGGCAAGGATTTCTGCCGCCCCGCTGCGCCGAGGTGCGGTCCCTGTCCGCTCAACCCCTACCTCGAGGGAGACGGCCCCCTGTTGCAGAAGAGCCATGGCCGGTAA
- a CDS encoding rRNA pseudouridine synthase, with amino-acid sequence MKERLQKILAAAGVASRRKAEEMILEGRVRVSGRVVTEPGTKADPRTDRIEVDGARLRPGGPRLYIMLNKPRGVISAVSDPAGRPVVTDLVRQGSRTRLFPVGRLDYDAEGLIILTNDGGLANLLMHPRYGVPKKYLVKVRDVPDGADIRRLERGVVLEDGRTLPARVRLAARTDENSWLEITVTEGRNRLVKRMCAAVGHPVSKLRRVEYGPLKLGALAPGRSRPLTTREVERLRAAVSGKAPAALRPGGAQGAEGPAAGGGAAGRVRRRRGSRPTRKDRSGPGTGRKKRAR; translated from the coding sequence ATGAAAGAGAGACTTCAGAAGATACTGGCCGCGGCGGGGGTGGCGTCGAGGAGGAAGGCCGAGGAGATGATCCTCGAGGGGAGGGTCAGGGTCTCGGGCCGGGTGGTGACCGAGCCGGGCACGAAGGCTGACCCCCGTACCGACCGCATAGAGGTGGACGGAGCGCGGCTTCGGCCGGGCGGCCCCAGGCTCTACATCATGCTCAACAAGCCCAGGGGCGTCATAAGCGCCGTCTCCGACCCGGCGGGCAGACCGGTCGTAACCGACCTGGTGCGCCAGGGCTCCAGGACAAGGCTCTTTCCCGTGGGCCGTCTCGACTACGACGCCGAGGGGCTCATCATCCTCACAAACGACGGCGGCCTTGCGAACCTGCTCATGCATCCCCGCTACGGCGTGCCCAAGAAATACCTCGTCAAGGTGAGGGACGTGCCCGACGGGGCGGACATAAGGCGCCTGGAGCGGGGCGTGGTCCTCGAGGACGGCCGCACCCTGCCCGCAAGGGTGCGCCTCGCGGCGAGGACCGACGAGAACTCGTGGCTCGAGATCACCGTCACCGAGGGACGCAACAGGCTCGTAAAGCGCATGTGCGCCGCCGTGGGACACCCCGTCTCGAAGCTCAGGCGCGTGGAGTACGGCCCCCTCAAACTCGGCGCGCTCGCCCCCGGCCGGTCGAGGCCCCTTACGACCCGCGAGGTGGAGAGGCTGCGCGCCGCCGTGTCGGGCAAGGCCCCGGCGGCGCTGAGACCAGGCGGCGCACAGGGCGCAGAGGGGCCGGCGGCCGGCGGCGGAGCCGCAGGGAGGGTGCGCCGGCGCAGAGGCTCCAGGCCGACGCGCAAGGACCGCAGCGGCCCGGGGACAGGCCGCAAGAAGCGGGCAAGGTGA
- the scpB gene encoding SMC-Scp complex subunit ScpB: protein MRRAGPAGRGGGRGAEDRPLKDAMEEEKTQDPAAAPAEGAGPPSGAAAEGEARDEGRGGRAGAGAGGAGPGGDEADVERIKPVLEALIFASDRPVSLERLVSVMEGEERAAVRAALDSLVDDYAAGRGFTLEEAAGGWRFRTRVEYAPWIRRLFKAGPKKMSRAAMETLAVIAYKQPVTRAEIEEVRGVDTGGVLKTLLERRLVRVVGRKDLPGRPAVYGTTRQFLETFALKDLGALPSLKEAALPEETAEEFEEEHERETSEDTGRGGGGVEEEGRGDDPRGEGQGLGPGGDRAGHEG from the coding sequence ATGCGCCGGGCCGGTCCAGCCGGTCGCGGAGGGGGACGGGGCGCGGAAGACCGACCGTTGAAGGACGCGATGGAAGAAGAAAAGACGCAGGACCCCGCCGCCGCGCCCGCAGAAGGGGCCGGGCCTCCGTCCGGCGCGGCGGCGGAGGGAGAAGCGCGGGACGAGGGGCGCGGCGGCCGGGCCGGCGCCGGAGCGGGCGGCGCAGGGCCCGGGGGAGACGAGGCCGACGTGGAGAGGATAAAGCCCGTGCTCGAGGCCCTAATCTTCGCCTCCGACCGGCCGGTAAGCCTCGAGCGCCTCGTCTCGGTCATGGAGGGCGAGGAACGGGCCGCCGTGAGGGCCGCCCTCGACTCCCTCGTCGACGACTACGCGGCCGGCCGGGGCTTCACGCTCGAAGAGGCGGCCGGGGGGTGGCGTTTCCGCACACGGGTAGAGTACGCCCCCTGGATAAGGAGGCTCTTCAAGGCCGGTCCCAAGAAGATGAGCCGCGCCGCCATGGAGACGCTCGCCGTCATAGCCTACAAGCAGCCGGTGACGAGGGCCGAGATAGAAGAGGTGAGGGGCGTGGACACGGGCGGCGTGCTCAAGACCCTGCTCGAGCGCAGGCTCGTCAGGGTGGTGGGAAGGAAGGACCTGCCCGGCAGGCCCGCCGTCTACGGCACGACGCGCCAGTTCCTCGAGACCTTCGCCCTCAAGGACCTGGGCGCGCTGCCGAGCCTCAAGGAGGCGGCCCTGCCCGAAGAGACGGCCGAGGAGTTCGAAGAGGAGCATGAAAGAGAGACTTCAGAAGATACTGGCCGCGGCGGGGGTGGCGTCGAGGAGGAAGGCCGAGGAGATGATCCTCGAGGGGAGGGTCAGGGTCTCGGGCCGGGTGGTGACCGAGCCGGGCACGAAGGCTGA
- a CDS encoding segregation/condensation protein A → MAYSVRLDIFEGPLDLLLHLIRKNEVDIYDIPIAEITDQYLEYMEMLKSMNLDLAGEFLVMAATLVHIKSRMLLPAPEKEEGDDEEWGADPREELVRRLLEYRRYKEAASELEARLVLGRDVFARGAELCAEDFKLDEPLVDVSLFDLMDALREVLGRAPKTYSVDMTVDKFKVVDKINYIMDFLSETASAPFAALFPAGASKGEIIVTFLALLELAKMRMVLLHQHDGGIRVYLPGGASGAECAGPVQPVAEGDGARKTDR, encoded by the coding sequence ATGGCTTACAGCGTAAGGCTCGACATATTCGAGGGGCCGCTCGACCTCCTTCTCCACCTCATCAGGAAGAACGAGGTCGACATATACGACATCCCCATAGCCGAGATCACCGACCAGTACCTCGAGTACATGGAGATGCTCAAGAGCATGAACCTCGACCTGGCCGGCGAGTTCCTCGTCATGGCGGCGACCCTCGTGCACATAAAGAGCAGGATGCTCCTGCCCGCGCCGGAGAAGGAGGAGGGCGACGACGAGGAGTGGGGCGCCGACCCCCGCGAGGAGCTCGTGCGAAGGCTCCTTGAGTACCGCCGCTACAAGGAGGCGGCAAGCGAACTCGAGGCCCGCCTGGTGCTCGGCCGCGACGTCTTTGCGCGCGGCGCGGAGCTCTGCGCCGAGGACTTCAAGCTCGACGAGCCCCTCGTGGACGTCTCGCTCTTCGACCTCATGGACGCGTTGCGCGAGGTGCTCGGACGCGCACCGAAGACCTACAGCGTCGACATGACGGTCGACAAGTTCAAGGTCGTCGACAAGATAAACTACATAATGGACTTCCTCTCCGAGACGGCCAGCGCCCCCTTCGCCGCCCTCTTTCCGGCCGGCGCATCGAAGGGCGAGATAATCGTCACCTTCCTCGCCCTCCTCGAGCTTGCCAAGATGCGCATGGTCCTCCTCCACCAGCACGACGGAGGCATAAGGGTCTACCTCCCCGGCGGTGCGAGCGGGGCGGAATGCGCCGGGCCGGTCCAGCCGGTCGCGGAGGGGGACGGGGCGCGGAAGACCGACCGTTGA